A genomic region of Ictidomys tridecemlineatus isolate mIctTri1 chromosome 10, mIctTri1.hap1, whole genome shotgun sequence contains the following coding sequences:
- the LOC101960517 gene encoding LOW QUALITY PROTEIN: serine protease 41 (The sequence of the model RefSeq protein was modified relative to this genomic sequence to represent the inferred CDS: substituted 1 base at 1 genomic stop codon): MARLPSLGPGGSLFSPARFSHASRWIVQLGELTLFSFWSLQAHGNRYRVKCHGFFSFPFXFRVKDIIVNPQDGGKFHDIALLRLASLVTYSKYIQPVCVLSSTFMFLHWSDCWVTGWGVIHENMVPLPPPYRLREVQVTILNNSRCMELFALPFQRSSISFDMLCAGAENGSRDTCHCIQARCLSAATVPLYTQVSATPGVG, from the exons ATGGCCAGGCTCCCTTCCCTGGGCCCTGGAGGTTCTCTCTTCTCCCCTGCCAGGTTCTCTCATGCTTCCAGGTGGATAGTCCAGCTTGGTGAGCTgactctcttttctttctggagCCTGCAGGCTCACGGAAACCGGTACAGAGTGAAGTGtcatggtttcttttcttttcctttttagttcAGAGTGAAGGACATCATTGTGAACCCCCAGGATGGAGGAAAGTTCCATGACATCgccctgctgaggctggcctccttgGTCACCTACAGCAAGTACATCCAGCCCGTCTGTGTCCTGTCTTCTACCTTCATGTTCCTGCACTGGTCCGACTGCTGGGTGACTGGTTGGGGAGTCATCCATGAGAATATGG TACCTCTGCCACCCCCCTACCGCCTCCGGGAAGTGCAGGTCACCATCCTCAACAACAGCAGGTGCATGGAGCTGTTCGCGTTGCCCTTTCAGCGCAGCTCCATCAGTTTCGACATGCTTTGTGCTGGTGCTGAGAATGGCAGCAGGGATACCTGCCAC TGCATCCAGGCCAGATGCCTCTCTGCTGCCACTGTTCCTCTCTACACTCAGGTCTCTGCAACTCCTGGAGTTGGCTGA
- the Zg16b gene encoding pancreatic adenocarcinoma up-regulated factor, whose amino-acid sequence MLLLLTLALLGSPACWADYLSEMYGSRKGTFFCSSEHNGEAVKGIRVSTNGLGIILNIQLQLGDFWDSVQGIPGGTSQELILGPDEYITEIHGTFLVNLKHLIVCTSRPRCALFGKAVGRGFSAFPKEEGEVLKGICGVRGALGIRGISLLWGQAPMTSDTPESGYTNYTPADVQSQSESKK is encoded by the exons ATGCTGCTGTTGCTGACCCTCGCCCTCCTAGGGAGCCCGGCCTGCTGGGCTGACTATTTATCTG AGATGTACGGGTCCAGGAAGGGCACGTTTTTCTGTTCCTCTGAGCACAATGGAGAAGCCGTCAAGGGAATTCGGGTGTCTACCAATGGCCTTGGCATCATTTTAAA CATCCAGTTGCAGCTTGGAGACTTCTGGGATTCGGTCCAAGGCATTCCAGGTGGGACGTCTCAGGAACTGATTCTGGGCCCGGACGAATACATCACAGAGATCCACGGCACATTCTTGGTCAACCTCAAGCACCTGATTGTGTGCACCAGCCGGCCGCGTTGTGCCTTGTTTGGGAAGGCAGTTGGCCGGGGGTTCTCGGCCTTCCCCAAAGAAGAAGGCGAGGTGCTCAAGGGCATCTGTGGCGTACGTGGTGCCTTAGGCATCAGGGGCATTTCCCTTTTGTGGGGTCAGGCACCAATGACGTCAGATACACCAGAATCCGGCTACACTAATTATACCCCTGCGGATGTACAGAGTCAGTCTGaatctaaaaagtaa